One Pyrus communis chromosome 13, drPyrComm1.1, whole genome shotgun sequence genomic window carries:
- the LOC137712764 gene encoding guanylate kinase 2-like isoform X2, protein MGEAPAFFVDELQKGFANGFDVKSKGDETSVAYGNRTYVIGGACEESALSIGVRILDQSSGEWINPTVLGTKPKPSKAHSAVLLGEDRILITKNDSSADDFAWFLEVDTQYVRQQKKILGTEVVAWSKGVRGYAEKPVVISGPSGVGKGTLISMLMKEYPSMFGFSVSHTTRAARAMEKDGVHYHFIERSVMEKELEDGKFLEFASVHGNLYGTSVEAVEVVADDGKRCILDIDVQGARSVRASSLEAIFIFVCPPSMEELEKRLRARGTETEEQVLKRLRNAKTEIEQGQSSGIFDHMLYNDNLEDCYQSLKELLGLDGTVTAAPKSCKKRFK, encoded by the exons ATG GGTGAAGCACCGGCATTCTTTGTTGATGAGCTGCAGAAGGGATTTGCAAATGGTTTCGATGTAAAATCAAAAGGCGATGAAACTTCCGTTGCCTATGGCAACAGAACA TATGTGATTGGTGGAGCCTGTGAGGAATCGGCATTGTCAATTGGAGTTCGTATTCTTGATCAGTCCAGTGGTGAATG GATAAATCCTACTGTGTTGGGAACAAAACCCAAGCCATCTAAAGCCCATTCAGCAGTGCTTTTAGGTGAAGACCGAATATTGATTACCAAGAATGATTCCAGCGCAGACGATTTTGCTTGGTTTCTTGAG GTGGACACCCAATATGTTAGGCAGCAGAAGAAAATTTTGGGCACCGAGGTTGTTGCGTGGAGTAAGGGTGTGAGGGGCTATGCTGAGAAGCCAGTTGTTATTAGTGGTCCTTCCGGGGTAGGTAAGGGGACACTAATATCCATGCTCATGAAAGAATATCCATCCATGTTTGGATTCTCTGTGAGCCACACAACCCGTGCCGCAAGAGCTATGGAAAAGGATGGGGTCCATTACCATTTCATTGAGAGGAGTGTCATGGAGAAAGAATTAGAAGATGGCAAGTTCCTTGAGTTTGCTTCTGTGCATGGAAATCTCTACGGAACTAGTGTTGAGGCAGTAGAAGTCGTAGCAGATGATGGGAAG AGATGCATTCTTGACATCGATGTTCAAGGGGCAAGATCTGTGAGAGCCAGTTCACTTGAAGCTATCTTCATCTTCGTATGTCCACCCTCAATGGAAGAGCTTGAGAAGCGCCTTCGTGCAAG GGGAACTGAGACAGAGGAACAGGTCCTAAAGCGACTTCGAAACGCCAAGACAGAGATTGAGCAAGGGCAATCATCAGGCATCTTTGATCATATGTTGTATAATGATAACCTGGAAGACTGTTACCAGAGTCTAAAG
- the LOC137713445 gene encoding remorin 4.1-like yields MNDRRAGTSQGVQDHHDDHGEDEHNIRDIHALTPPRPLPPANGGGRRREAWETSSQASLSMASAELGTDFTTMSREFSALVVAGSAIGTNNSTTNDSDHNTMINQGNNNLGRIGEEDNNMHEQELESNHLAIVPDNYNHLDPITYSPRNSQANNYIGSSSSTVRTRDHQEGSGGDQMVSVDRVKKEEVETKISAWQNNKIAKLNNRFKREDAIINGWESEQVQKASLWMKKVERKLEEKRARALEKMQNDIAKARRKAEERKASAEAKRGTKVARVLEIANLMRAVGRAPAKKSFF; encoded by the exons ATGAATGATCGAAGGGCTGGCACCAGCCAAGGAGTACAAGATCATCATGATGATCATGGTGAAGATGAGCACAACATCAGGGACATCCATGCCTTGACACCGCCTCGCCCGCTGCCTCCCGCCAATGGCGGCGGCCGCAGAAGAGAAGCTTGGGAAACCAGTAGCCAAGCATCTTTGTCCATGGCCAGTGCTGAATTAGGAACAGACTTCACCACCATGAGTAGAGAGTTCAGTGCTTTAGTAGTTGCAGGGTCGGCAATCGGGACAAATAATAGTACCACAAATGATAGTGACCATAATACCATGATTAATCAAGGGAACAATAATTTGGGTAGGATCGGAGAGGAGGACAATAATATGCATGAGCAGGAGCTGGAGAGCAACCATTTGGCTATAGTCCCGGATAATTACAACCATTTGGACCCGATTACCTACTCTCCAAGGAATAGTCAGGCTAATAACTATATTGGGTCTTCATCAAGCACGGTTAGGACTCGGGATCACCAAGAAGGCAGCGGCGGCGATCAGATGGTTTCGGTGGATCGGGTGAAGAAGGAAGAGGTTGAAACAAAGATATCGGCTTGGCAAAACAACAAGATTGCCAAGCTTAATAACAGGTTTAAGAGGGAGGATGCTATTATTAATGGGTGGGAAAGTGAGCAGGTTCAGAAAGCTTCTTTAtggatgaagaaagttgag AGGAAGTTGGAGGAGAAGAGAGCAAGAGCCCTAGAGAAGATGCAAAACGACATAGCCAAAGCACGTAGGAAAGCAGAGGAGAGGAAGGCATCGGCAGAGGCTAAAAGGGGAACGAAAGTGGCTAGGGTTCTTGAAATTGCCAATCTAATGAGAGCTGTCGGAAGAGCACCTGCCAAAAAGTCCTTCTTTTAG
- the LOC137712764 gene encoding guanylate kinase 2-like isoform X1: MGEAPAFFVDELQKGFANGFDVKSKGDETSVAYGNRTYVIGGACEESALSIGVRILDQSSGEWINPTVLGTKPKPSKAHSAVLLGEDRILITKNDSSADDFAWFLEVDTQYVRQQKKILGTEVVAWSKGVRGYAEKPVVISGPSGVGKGTLISMLMKEYPSMFGFSVSHTTRAARAMEKDGVHYHFIERSVMEKELEDGKFLEFASVHGNLYGTSVEAVEVVADDGKRCILDIDVQGARSVRASSLEAIFIFVCPPSMEELEKRLRARGTETEEQVLKRLRNAKTEIEQGQSSGIFDHMLYNDNLEDCYQSLKELLGLDGTVTAAPKSSTKVVDLPMDHSLTKIDNKIIINSRTPELEKASTNMIVLDASSLKGGAPGRTRGLDIHTMDSFLDGLSGIAH, from the exons ATG GGTGAAGCACCGGCATTCTTTGTTGATGAGCTGCAGAAGGGATTTGCAAATGGTTTCGATGTAAAATCAAAAGGCGATGAAACTTCCGTTGCCTATGGCAACAGAACA TATGTGATTGGTGGAGCCTGTGAGGAATCGGCATTGTCAATTGGAGTTCGTATTCTTGATCAGTCCAGTGGTGAATG GATAAATCCTACTGTGTTGGGAACAAAACCCAAGCCATCTAAAGCCCATTCAGCAGTGCTTTTAGGTGAAGACCGAATATTGATTACCAAGAATGATTCCAGCGCAGACGATTTTGCTTGGTTTCTTGAG GTGGACACCCAATATGTTAGGCAGCAGAAGAAAATTTTGGGCACCGAGGTTGTTGCGTGGAGTAAGGGTGTGAGGGGCTATGCTGAGAAGCCAGTTGTTATTAGTGGTCCTTCCGGGGTAGGTAAGGGGACACTAATATCCATGCTCATGAAAGAATATCCATCCATGTTTGGATTCTCTGTGAGCCACACAACCCGTGCCGCAAGAGCTATGGAAAAGGATGGGGTCCATTACCATTTCATTGAGAGGAGTGTCATGGAGAAAGAATTAGAAGATGGCAAGTTCCTTGAGTTTGCTTCTGTGCATGGAAATCTCTACGGAACTAGTGTTGAGGCAGTAGAAGTCGTAGCAGATGATGGGAAG AGATGCATTCTTGACATCGATGTTCAAGGGGCAAGATCTGTGAGAGCCAGTTCACTTGAAGCTATCTTCATCTTCGTATGTCCACCCTCAATGGAAGAGCTTGAGAAGCGCCTTCGTGCAAG GGGAACTGAGACAGAGGAACAGGTCCTAAAGCGACTTCGAAACGCCAAGACAGAGATTGAGCAAGGGCAATCATCAGGCATCTTTGATCATATGTTGTATAATGATAACCTGGAAGACTGTTACCAGAGTCTAAAG GAACTCTTGGGGCTAGATGGAACTGTCACTGCAGCTCCTAAGTCAT CAACTAAAGTGGTTGATCTGCCAATGGACCATTCGTTGACCAAGATTGAtaacaaaatcatcataaaCTCCAGAACTCCAGAACTAGAAAAAGCATCAACGAACAT GATCGTGCTGGATGCGTCATCCCTCAAAGGAGGGGCTCCTGGACGGACTAGAGGACTAGACATTCATACCATGGACTCATTTCTAGATGGTCTGTCCGGGATTGCTCACTGA
- the LOC137712136 gene encoding NAC domain-containing protein 67-like, with product MVPVLNEVGPVDAYIDSLPPGYRFVPTDDELILHYLMRKVLNEELPINRFRIVNLYDHHPRDLTGEYNLIRESEWYFFTSRRRKYPKGGRPCRAADNGYWKATGKPDDIKDDNGQVIGSKRTLDYYEGKQGKGTKTDWKMHEYKLNKETAPSNQIDGTNMKLDDCVLCKIYKNSRIKKDGKNNDDNAPESTIRTDQGAILPAVTNTVTSHAFPDQSIQHPYLLTGESSGTTSSIVNKHCVTSTSTTPAYYEQHYFQNQTCSDHPGPIYNCNNQIPPPPPREPFSSQFPLPNSIEHQIGTGWESVNGMPVVDSSSIRLLPHVREYEHALKAMRNNEGQGTW from the exons ATGGTTCCAGTTCTCAATGAAGTAGGTCCGGTTGATGCATATATTGATTCTCTTCCACCGGGTTATCGATTTGTCCCCACCGACGACGAGTTGATTTTACACTACTTGATGAGAAAGGTTTTGAATGAGGAGCTTCCCATTAACAGGTTTCGTATTGTTAATCTCTACGATCACCATCCACGAGACCTTACCG GAGAGTACAATTTAATTAGAGAGAGTGAGTGGTACTTTTTCACTTCAAGGAGACGGAAGTACCCGAAAGGAGGACGGCCATGTCGAGCAGCAGATAATGGATACTGGAAGGCAACTGGCAAGCCTGATGACATTAAAGATGATAATGGCCAAGTAATTGGGTCTAAAAGGACTCTAGATTATTATGAAGGGAAACAAGGAAAAGGGACAAAGACAGACTGGAAAATGCATGAATATAAGCTCAATAAAGAGACTGCTCCTTCTAACCAAATTGATGGTACTAACATGAAG TTAGATGATTGTGTTTTGTGTAAGATTTACAAGAATAGCAGAATCAAGAAGGATGGGAAGAACAACGACGACAATGCACCTGAGAGTACTATCAGAACTGATCAAGGAGCAATACTGCCTGCAGTTACAAATACTGTAACATCTCATGCTTTTCCCGATCAATCAATTCAACATCCATATCTTCTTACTGGAGAATCTAGTGGCACTACTTCTTCCATTGTAAATAAACATTGTGTTACGTCAACCTCGACAACCCCGGCATATTATGAGCAGCATTATTTCCAAAATCAAACATGTTCCGATCATCCAGGACCAATCTACAACTGCAACAATCAAATTCCACCGCCACCGCCAAGGGAGCCATTTTCTTCTCAATTTCCTCTGCCAAATTCAATAGAACATCAGATTGGGACAGGATGGGAGTCTGTTAATGGAATGCCAGTGGTTGACTCGAGTTCTATTCGGTTACTTCCACATGTCAGGGAATATGAACATGCGCTTAAGGCTATGAGAAACAACGAAGGCCAGGGAACGTGGTGA